A single Streptomyces sp. NBC_01381 DNA region contains:
- a CDS encoding acetyl-CoA carboxylase biotin carboxylase subunit family protein yields MRLYVLARNPTDSVTEGFLPAARRLGLDITLLTDQPGSHRSGHPDLEILECDVRDFRAVVSRISTHHSPDAIFSNSDHLQTQTALAAEYFGLPGKDWRVTLRAKDKAQMRRHLTATGVDAVWSTELAAGQDPAGLADLDVPYPCVVKPREGVASEDVVLVEEPAQLLKRCAEIQARRPDTAIVVEEFLAGELCTLETLGDGLRRHVLGGFRTRLSPPPYFIEERLAFEPAHPEPVVTQVLAQLDALGVGFGACHTEFVVADGRARLIEVNYRAIGDQCDLLLAQLLGIPLFEHILRTHLGEPLPADLGARTDGRAVLDYPCAQRSGTLTAAPEAADIDLDGVRLTYRPLRGIGERHEIQGTNRDLLGVVRAIGTDQNTVDRAVADFVAAQRWEITP; encoded by the coding sequence ATGCGGCTGTACGTCCTTGCCCGCAACCCCACCGACTCGGTCACCGAAGGCTTCCTGCCCGCCGCGCGCCGGCTCGGTCTCGACATCACGCTCCTCACCGACCAGCCCGGCTCCCATCGGAGCGGGCACCCGGACCTGGAGATCCTGGAGTGCGACGTACGCGACTTCCGCGCCGTCGTCAGCCGGATCTCGACGCATCACTCCCCCGACGCGATCTTCAGCAACAGCGACCACCTCCAGACCCAGACCGCCCTGGCCGCCGAGTACTTCGGGCTGCCCGGCAAGGACTGGCGGGTGACGCTGCGCGCCAAGGACAAGGCGCAGATGCGCCGCCATCTCACCGCCACGGGCGTCGACGCGGTGTGGTCGACGGAGCTCGCCGCCGGGCAGGATCCGGCCGGACTCGCCGACCTCGACGTGCCCTACCCCTGCGTGGTCAAGCCCCGTGAGGGAGTGGCGAGCGAGGACGTGGTCCTCGTCGAGGAGCCGGCGCAGCTCCTGAAGCGGTGCGCGGAGATCCAGGCCCGGCGCCCGGACACGGCGATCGTCGTCGAGGAGTTCCTCGCCGGAGAGCTGTGCACCCTGGAGACGCTCGGCGACGGCCTGCGGCGCCATGTCCTCGGCGGCTTCCGGACGCGGCTGTCGCCACCGCCGTACTTCATCGAGGAGCGGCTCGCCTTCGAGCCCGCGCATCCGGAGCCGGTGGTCACCCAGGTGCTCGCCCAACTGGACGCGCTGGGCGTGGGGTTCGGCGCCTGCCACACGGAGTTCGTGGTCGCGGACGGCCGGGCGCGGCTCATCGAGGTCAACTACCGCGCCATCGGTGACCAGTGCGATCTGCTCCTCGCGCAGCTGCTGGGCATCCCGCTCTTCGAGCACATCCTCCGTACGCATCTGGGCGAGCCGCTCCCCGCTGATCTCGGCGCGCGGACCGACGGCCGGGCGGTCCTCGACTATCCCTGCGCCCAGCGGTCCGGGACGCTGACGGCGGCCCCCGAGGCGGCCGACATCGATCTGGACGGGGTGCGCCTGACGTACCGTCCGCTGCGCGGGATCGGCGAGCGGCACGAGATCCAGGGCACCAACCGCGACCTCCTCGGCGTCGTGCGCGCCATCGGCACCGACCAGAACACGGTGGACCGGGCGGTCGCCGATTTCGTCGCCGCACAGCGCTGGGAGATCACCCCGTGA
- a CDS encoding IucA/IucC family protein produces the protein MTRPTGLAPVAGVEAELLLRVLSALLREDVVGWRTRSEPVRRADGEWLRLGHRAGDALLMAVHEDGFQSAYAARLPLLLRESDGIALDNAESILGALGELAEPVDRAGFAAFAEECGQALDALRLHAETRDEIDTALVYRYGGDPAAWTGLAGGLGFDTLAARSDHPVYPTSRGRSGLSVGQLRSYAPEFGPSFTLSQLALPREDVTVGGGTDDPWPSPAKAGAPELEGSHYVFPVHPLTVGEPLRQALRDAGLEGRAKLLDGPGPEVVPTLSMRTVALTADPARHLKLPLATATLGLRNRRTIKPGTLVDGAAGQRLAEAVIAREPRFQGAVLHADETRYAHAGHELLAVLVRRFPSGLDDAVVVPMAALLCPAPGGPLLIDQLAERFYGGDPLALIDAVLTLLFDWQTTLFAYGIALESHQQNISLVIDASTGGPRLRLLLKDNDGPRVHHARLRSVMGEQAPDPGEFDDARIFVDGDRPVLDLFTTITVHLCAGSYAFGLARHGHAPLERLLRLVRDRLAEAAERLGTGPGEPGTLLRAHVLDAPELPVKAMVTAGTLLSKERSGAADINKHYTTGPNYLLRTGTS, from the coding sequence GTGACGCGCCCCACGGGCCTCGCGCCGGTCGCCGGGGTCGAGGCCGAACTCCTGCTGCGCGTCCTGAGCGCGCTCCTTCGGGAGGACGTGGTGGGGTGGCGGACCCGGAGCGAGCCCGTGCGGCGAGCGGACGGGGAGTGGCTGCGCCTCGGGCACCGCGCCGGCGACGCCCTGCTGATGGCGGTCCACGAGGACGGCTTCCAGAGTGCGTACGCCGCCCGGCTCCCGCTGCTCCTGCGCGAGTCCGACGGCATCGCGCTCGACAACGCGGAGTCGATCCTCGGCGCGCTCGGCGAGCTCGCCGAGCCCGTCGACCGTGCCGGGTTCGCAGCCTTCGCCGAGGAGTGCGGGCAGGCTCTCGACGCCCTGCGGCTGCACGCGGAGACCCGCGACGAGATCGACACCGCGCTCGTCTACCGGTACGGCGGTGATCCCGCCGCCTGGACGGGGCTCGCGGGCGGCCTCGGGTTCGACACGCTCGCCGCGCGCTCGGACCACCCCGTGTATCCGACCTCGCGGGGCCGTTCGGGGCTCTCCGTCGGCCAACTCCGGTCGTACGCCCCAGAATTCGGGCCCAGTTTTACGTTGAGCCAGCTGGCCCTGCCGCGCGAGGACGTCACCGTGGGCGGCGGCACCGACGACCCGTGGCCGTCCCCTGCCAAAGCGGGCGCGCCGGAGCTCGAAGGGAGCCATTACGTCTTTCCCGTGCATCCCTTGACCGTGGGCGAACCCCTGCGGCAGGCGCTGCGCGATGCGGGGCTCGAAGGACGGGCGAAGCTCCTCGACGGACCAGGACCCGAGGTCGTACCGACGCTGTCCATGCGGACCGTCGCCCTCACGGCGGATCCGGCGCGGCACCTCAAACTGCCGCTCGCCACCGCCACGTTGGGGCTGCGCAACCGTCGCACCATCAAGCCGGGAACCCTGGTCGACGGCGCGGCGGGCCAGCGGCTCGCCGAGGCCGTCATCGCCCGCGAGCCCCGCTTCCAGGGCGCGGTCCTGCACGCCGACGAGACGCGGTACGCCCACGCCGGGCACGAACTGCTCGCCGTGCTTGTGCGCCGCTTCCCGTCCGGACTCGACGACGCCGTCGTCGTGCCGATGGCCGCGCTGCTGTGTCCGGCACCCGGCGGCCCGCTGCTGATCGACCAGCTCGCCGAGCGGTTCTACGGCGGCGACCCCCTCGCCCTCATCGACGCCGTGCTCACCCTCCTCTTCGACTGGCAGACCACGCTCTTCGCGTACGGGATCGCCCTCGAATCGCACCAGCAGAACATCTCACTGGTCATCGACGCGTCGACCGGTGGGCCTCGGCTGCGGCTGCTCCTCAAGGACAACGACGGGCCGCGTGTCCACCACGCACGCCTGCGGTCCGTGATGGGTGAACAGGCTCCCGATCCGGGGGAGTTCGACGACGCTCGCATCTTCGTCGACGGGGACCGGCCCGTGCTCGATCTGTTCACCACCATCACCGTCCACCTCTGCGCGGGCTCGTACGCCTTCGGACTCGCCCGGCACGGGCACGCCCCGCTGGAGCGGCTGCTGCGCCTGGTGCGCGACCGGCTCGCGGAAGCGGCCGAGCGGCTCGGCACGGGCCCCGGCGAACCCGGCACCCTGCTGCGCGCCCACGTCCTGGACGCGCCGGAGCTTCCGGTCAAGGCGATGGTCACCGCCGGCACCCTGCTCAGCAAGGAGCGCTCCGGGGCCGCCGACATCAACAAGCACTACACGACAGGGCCCAACTACCTGCTGCGGACGGGGACTTCGTGA
- a CDS encoding MFS transporter, translating into MTATASSPHPLSDGPTVGAEFGRRQVHAVAACYFVASFAALGLPPYLTEILPGLGDTTARWAGLLYVVPTVFGALGAPLWGRAADRFGRKRLLLRAQLGLAVSFLLAGWADSLGAFAAALVLQGILGGTFAASNGYLAAALSGAHLSKALTLMQGAARAALVFAPIVVGSLTPWISPHRQYALLAVLPLTAALMLALLPEPGTRAPEAAAEGEPGGTGPLAPLAALYCFEFAFVFSTVISFPYLISLIEDRIPGVSPVVSGALFALPHLCYLLFAMRVHQVVERRPGPGIATGFALVALGLAGHGAAGSLPAFVGVRLLLGAGLTLGLVSLSVLAADCAKGRPPGGMFGSLELVSKGGAVAAGLAAVAVSSLFGPSAPALAGTAIALVALVAAAFPATFRR; encoded by the coding sequence GTGACGGCCACCGCCTCATCCCCGCACCCGCTCTCGGACGGCCCGACGGTGGGGGCGGAGTTCGGGCGGCGGCAGGTGCACGCCGTCGCGGCCTGTTACTTCGTGGCGTCGTTCGCCGCGCTCGGGCTTCCCCCGTATCTGACCGAGATCCTGCCGGGGCTCGGCGACACGACCGCCCGCTGGGCGGGACTCCTGTATGTCGTACCGACCGTCTTCGGCGCGCTCGGCGCCCCCCTGTGGGGCCGCGCCGCCGACCGCTTCGGGCGAAAACGGCTGCTGCTGCGGGCCCAACTGGGCCTGGCCGTCTCGTTCCTGCTCGCGGGCTGGGCGGACTCCCTCGGCGCGTTCGCCGCGGCGCTGGTGCTTCAGGGCATCCTCGGCGGCACGTTCGCCGCGTCCAACGGCTATCTGGCGGCCGCGCTCAGCGGGGCCCATCTTTCCAAGGCGCTCACGCTGATGCAGGGCGCGGCCCGGGCGGCGCTGGTGTTCGCCCCGATCGTCGTGGGCTCTCTGACGCCGTGGATCTCGCCGCACCGCCAGTACGCACTGCTCGCCGTCCTGCCACTGACCGCCGCGCTGATGCTCGCCCTCCTTCCGGAGCCCGGCACCCGGGCGCCCGAGGCCGCCGCGGAGGGGGAGCCGGGCGGCACGGGCCCGCTCGCGCCGCTGGCCGCGCTGTACTGCTTCGAGTTCGCCTTCGTCTTCTCGACCGTCATCTCCTTCCCCTATCTGATCTCGCTGATCGAGGACCGAATACCCGGCGTCTCCCCGGTCGTCTCCGGCGCGCTCTTCGCCCTGCCGCACCTGTGCTATCTGCTGTTCGCGATGCGGGTGCACCAGGTCGTCGAGCGCCGCCCGGGGCCGGGGATCGCGACCGGTTTCGCCCTGGTCGCGCTCGGTCTCGCCGGGCACGGCGCCGCCGGTTCGCTGCCCGCCTTCGTCGGCGTGCGGCTGCTGCTCGGCGCCGGCCTCACGCTGGGCCTGGTCAGCCTGTCCGTGCTGGCCGCCGACTGCGCCAAAGGGCGCCCGCCCGGCGGGATGTTCGGCTCGCTCGAGCTCGTCTCCAAAGGCGGCGCGGTCGCCGCCGGCCTCGCCGCGGTGGCCGTCAGCAGTCTGTTCGGCCCGTCCGCGCCGGCCCTTGCCGGTACCGCGATCGCCCTGGTGGCCCTGGTCGCCGCAGCCTTTCCCGCCACGTTCCGCCGCTAG
- a CDS encoding IucA/IucC family siderophore biosynthesis protein has translation MSLPTGTFPAQSCASPDASAQSATSPDPSAAPLAGAAPTGLPGADQAVTHTLLNCLLREVSGPEHQTAVVDGNLLLRLPRRGVLLRVALRRASLLGAHRFTGPVTEQRDGRWVDVDWRRLAEYTHAELFLRTGVSNEEFLEQIASSHEGVSAAIAAERPASAPVTDQTPKWLAGYLASERSLLFGHRFHPTPKARGGDLSDWAAYAPETAAAFPLRHLAVREHLVAEETARPDATAPLDRLGDVPDGYRLLPVHPWQYDLLRDHPGLRAALDRADVVDLGTGRSPFAATASVRTLYDGDTFLKFSLNVRITNCLRKNASYELSGAVALTRVLEGALDDLAVRFPGSAVLREPAYRSLALPGPDGHPDLALLEGFGVIVREGLAGRLLPGTTPLLAGAVADEYPTGPGHISRLLDGAGPERALRWWQSYLRLLLPPVLAAYFDHGLVLEPHLQNVLVCVDDEGMPAQVLFRDLEGTKLVPELHADTLAALPPEVAGPMTYDAQRGWDRVVYCLLVNHVAELLAALADLHPHTEPALWSQVRATLREFAAAHGCPPRLSALLAGVPLPAKANLLTRWERKADRDAGYVRLTSPFPLTEHVRDLGTRPDVTWSAAG, from the coding sequence ATGTCCTTGCCGACCGGCACGTTCCCCGCCCAGTCCTGCGCGTCGCCCGACGCGTCCGCCCAGTCCGCGACGTCGCCCGATCCGTCCGCCGCCCCGCTCGCCGGTGCCGCGCCCACCGGCCTGCCCGGCGCCGACCAGGCCGTGACGCACACCCTGCTCAACTGTCTGCTGCGCGAGGTCTCGGGCCCCGAGCACCAGACCGCCGTGGTCGACGGCAACCTCCTGCTCCGGCTGCCCCGGCGCGGGGTCCTGCTGCGCGTCGCGCTGCGCCGTGCCTCGCTGCTCGGCGCCCACCGCTTCACCGGACCGGTGACCGAGCAGCGCGACGGCCGCTGGGTGGACGTGGACTGGCGGCGCCTCGCCGAGTACACGCACGCCGAGCTGTTTCTGCGGACGGGCGTGAGCAACGAGGAGTTTCTCGAGCAGATCGCCTCCAGCCACGAAGGGGTCAGCGCCGCGATCGCCGCCGAACGCCCGGCGTCCGCGCCCGTCACCGACCAGACCCCGAAGTGGCTCGCGGGCTACCTCGCCTCCGAGCGGTCCCTGCTGTTCGGCCACCGCTTCCACCCCACGCCCAAGGCCCGCGGCGGCGATCTGTCCGACTGGGCGGCGTACGCTCCCGAGACCGCGGCCGCCTTCCCGCTGCGCCACCTCGCCGTGCGGGAGCATCTCGTCGCCGAGGAGACGGCGCGGCCGGACGCCACCGCTCCGCTCGACCGCCTCGGCGACGTGCCGGACGGCTACCGGCTGCTTCCCGTGCACCCCTGGCAGTACGACCTGCTGCGGGACCACCCGGGTCTGCGCGCCGCCCTCGACCGCGCGGACGTCGTCGACCTGGGGACCGGCCGCTCCCCTTTCGCGGCCACCGCTTCGGTGCGCACGCTGTACGACGGTGACACCTTCCTCAAGTTCAGCCTCAACGTCCGCATCACCAACTGCCTGCGCAAGAACGCCAGTTACGAACTGTCGGGCGCCGTCGCGCTCACCCGCGTACTGGAAGGCGCCCTGGACGACCTGGCCGTCCGCTTCCCCGGCAGCGCCGTGCTCCGCGAGCCGGCCTACCGCAGCCTCGCGCTGCCGGGCCCGGACGGGCACCCCGACCTCGCCCTCCTGGAAGGCTTCGGGGTGATCGTCCGCGAGGGGCTCGCCGGGCGGCTGCTTCCGGGGACGACTCCGCTGCTCGCCGGGGCGGTGGCGGACGAGTATCCGACGGGGCCAGGACACATCTCCCGCCTCCTGGACGGCGCGGGTCCTGAGCGTGCCCTGCGGTGGTGGCAGTCCTACCTGCGGCTCCTGCTGCCGCCCGTGCTCGCCGCGTACTTCGACCACGGCCTGGTCCTCGAACCGCATCTGCAGAACGTCCTCGTCTGCGTCGACGACGAAGGCATGCCCGCCCAGGTGCTCTTCCGTGATCTGGAGGGCACCAAGCTGGTGCCCGAGCTGCACGCCGACACCCTGGCGGCACTGCCGCCCGAGGTCGCGGGCCCGATGACGTACGACGCGCAGCGCGGCTGGGACCGCGTCGTCTACTGCCTCCTGGTCAACCATGTCGCCGAGCTGCTCGCCGCGCTCGCCGACCTCCACCCGCACACCGAGCCCGCCCTCTGGTCCCAAGTGCGCGCCACCCTGCGGGAGTTCGCCGCCGCCCACGGCTGCCCGCCGCGCCTGAGCGCACTGCTCGCCGGGGTGCCGCTGCCCGCCAAGGCCAATCTGCTCACCCGCTGGGAACGCAAGGCCGACCGGGACGCGGGCTATGTCCGCCTCACCTCTCCCTTTCCGCTCACCGAGCACGTGCGGGACCTGGGTACCCGCCCCGACGTCACCTGGAGCGCCGCCGGATGA
- a CDS encoding type III PLP-dependent enzyme, with protein MTTPPSAVRDHALSLAAGELPAYLYDLAALSAHAAAVREALPPQVELYYAAKANPEPEILAALSPYVDGYEVSSGGELAHVAKAVAGRPLAFGGPGKTPDEIAAALDLGVRRFHVESAYELRMLAALAARVAPRDRVDVLLRFNLPLDSEALAGSSLAMGGRPTPFGLDPTEADEAVAAFTSGDLECLQLVGVHAHLASGLDAPQQLAVAGSIVAWSQALARRHGIRFTEVNVGGGMGVDYADAEARFDWAGYGQGLAELCAAHPELTLRIEPGRALTAYCGWYATEVLDVKRSHGEEFAVVRGGTHHLRTPAAKGHDQPCAVLPVGVPWPHPWPRSEARQDRVTFAGQLCTPKDVLARRVPAPGLRAGDRVVFALAGAYAWNISHHDFLMHPRPGFHFL; from the coding sequence ATGACCACTCCCCCTTCGGCCGTACGTGACCATGCCCTCTCCCTCGCCGCCGGGGAACTGCCCGCCTATCTGTACGACTTGGCGGCGCTGAGCGCCCATGCCGCAGCCGTACGCGAGGCGCTGCCCCCGCAGGTGGAGCTCTACTACGCCGCCAAGGCCAATCCCGAGCCGGAGATCCTGGCCGCGCTCTCGCCGTACGTCGACGGCTACGAGGTCTCCTCGGGCGGCGAACTCGCCCATGTCGCCAAGGCGGTGGCCGGGCGCCCGCTGGCCTTCGGCGGCCCCGGCAAGACCCCGGACGAGATCGCCGCGGCGCTCGACCTCGGTGTGCGGCGCTTCCATGTGGAGAGCGCGTACGAACTGCGGATGCTCGCCGCGCTGGCCGCCCGCGTGGCCCCGCGGGACCGCGTCGACGTCCTGCTCCGGTTCAACCTTCCGCTGGACTCCGAGGCGCTCGCGGGCAGTTCACTGGCGATGGGCGGACGCCCCACGCCCTTCGGTCTGGACCCGACGGAGGCGGACGAGGCGGTGGCCGCCTTCACGAGCGGCGATCTTGAATGCCTCCAACTCGTCGGTGTTCACGCCCACTTGGCCAGCGGGCTCGACGCGCCGCAGCAGCTGGCGGTGGCCGGGTCGATCGTCGCCTGGTCGCAGGCGCTCGCGCGACGGCACGGCATCCGGTTCACCGAGGTCAACGTCGGCGGCGGAATGGGCGTGGACTACGCCGACGCCGAGGCGCGCTTCGACTGGGCGGGCTACGGCCAAGGCCTCGCCGAACTCTGCGCGGCGCACCCCGAGTTGACGCTGCGCATCGAGCCGGGGCGCGCGCTGACCGCGTACTGCGGCTGGTACGCCACCGAGGTCCTGGACGTGAAGCGGAGCCACGGCGAGGAATTCGCGGTGGTGCGCGGCGGCACCCATCATCTGCGCACCCCCGCGGCCAAGGGCCACGATCAGCCCTGCGCGGTGCTGCCGGTGGGCGTGCCGTGGCCGCACCCTTGGCCCCGGTCCGAGGCGCGGCAGGACCGGGTGACGTTCGCGGGCCAGCTGTGCACGCCCAAGGACGTCCTCGCTCGGCGGGTTCCTGCGCCCGGGCTGCGGGCGGGCGACCGGGTGGTGTTCGCCCTCGCGGG